ATGGTCTTCTTCGCGGATGCGCTGGCGGTGCCCGAGGATCGTGAGGGCGGCTTCGGCATCACCCTGGAGACCGGCGGCAAGGGCAGCATCTACCTCGACCCCGTCGCGACCATCTCGCTCGTCGCCGGCGTGACCTCCCGCATCGGGCTGGGAGCGACGGTGTCTACGAGCTTCGTGCCCGCCTACGCGATCGCGCGGCAGCTGCTGACCGTCGACCACCTCTCCGGTGGGCGAGCGGCATGGAACATCGTCACCTCGACCACGGACGCCGAGGCGCGCAACATGGGGCGGAGCGCCATCGCTGACCCAGCATCCCGCTACGACCACGCCGACCGGGTGGTCGAGACAGTGCGAGAACTCTGGCATTCCTGGGAGCCGGATGCGCTCGTGCTCGATCACGACGGCCGTCGCTTCGCCGATCCTGCCGGTGTGCACCGCATTGCGGAGCGGCCGGGGGAGCCGCTCTCGCGCGGGCCCCTCACCCTGCCGCAAAGCCCGCAGGGGCATCCCGTGCTCATGCAGGCGGGCTCGTCGCCGCGCGGCCTCGCCTTCGCCGCCCGGTGGGCGGAGGTCGTCTTCGCGATCGGCGACACCGAGGAGGGGATGCGCGAGCTGCGCCGGGAGCTGCGCGACCGCGCCCGCATCGACCACGGCCGCGACCCCGACGAGATCCTCGTGCTGCAAGGCGTGCAGCCGGTCGTGGGCTGGACGGACGTCGACGCAGAGGCGAAGCTCGCGGGCCTGCGGGCCCAGATCGACCTGCCGGACGCGCTCACGAAGCTCGCCCGGCTGCTGCACGCCGACGCCTCGCAGCTGCGCTCGGACGCGCCGGCGCTCGAGCTCCTCGCCGCCCACCGCGGCGCCACCGGCAGCGTCGGCTTCGAGGAGATGCTCGCGTCGGTGAGCGCCAGGCGCCGCTTCTCGGTCGCCGACCTGGCGATCGAGCAGTCGCTCAACCAGCTGCATCCGCAGGTCGTCGGCTCGCCCACGACGGTCGCCGACGACCTGGAGCACCTGTTCCGCAGCGAAGCCGCCGACGGCTTCATCGTCATGCCCGCGCTGTACCACTCCTCCTTCGAGGACTTCGTCTCGGGCGTGATCCCCGAGCTGCAGCGTCGTGGCCTATTCCGCTCCCGCTACGCGGGCTGGACGCTGCGCGAGCACCTGCGCGACTGATCGCCTGATCGCCTGACCGGCATGGTCAGGCTGCCTGTCACCGCTCCGGGAGCACCCGCTCGAGGAAGGGCGAAGAAGGCGCATGCATTCGTCGAACTGCGACTCGAGCAGCCAGTGACCCACGTCGAGTAGGTGCAGCTCGGCATCGAGCAGGTCGCGCTACTAGGGCGTGTCTGACAACCGTTGAGCGCCGCTGGCTGGAGTCTGGTGGAATGTCGCGGTTTCAGTTGCTGTCGGATGCTCAGTGGTCGTTGATCGAGGAGGCGCTGCCTCGTCGGACGGGCCGGGCGGGGCGGCCGTTCGCTGATGCGCGGACGATGGTCGAGGCGATCATCTACCGCTACCGGTGTGGGATCGCGTGGCGCGACCTGCCCGGGGTGTTCGGGCCGTGGCAGACGGTCTGGACCTGGCATCGACGGCTCACCGCCGAGGGCACCTGGGACCTGGTGCTGCAGCGGCTGCTCGCGGACGCAGACGCGCGGGGACTGATCGACTGGTCCGTGTCGGTCGACTCGACCATCGCTCGCGCGCACCAGCACGCCACGAACCTCACCCGCCCCGCAAGTGTCTGAGGCAGGCGACGTAATGGACTGGCCCGCTGTGCCCAGGGGCCCGTCAGCCGCGCTCCATGATGCTCGTGTTCTGAACTATCGGGCAGCAGCTCACGACCTATGTTGATATCCCCGATATCCAGTCGAGTTGATACCGAAGCTCCGGCCCCGCTCTCCCTGAGGCCCAAGTCAGCAAACAAATCCCACCAAAACCTGCTGACCGGGCGTTTTCCGTGCGTGGTGGACTCTTAACGAGCGCCCACCGCTCATAGGTGATGCAGACAATGCACCAACCCGGCGTCCTGCGGCCCGGCCGGTGCGGCCCGGGTCGGGTCAGGCACAGCAGGAGGTGGGTAGTTCGTTGCGGAACAGCCCGGCGGCGATCCGCAGGCTCTCGGCCATGGTCAAGTAGGGAGCCCAGGTGTCGGCGAGGTCGTCGACGGTCATCTCGGCCTTGATCGCGTAAGTGGCGGCGAGCATGATCTCGCCCGCTCCGTCGGCGACCGCGTGGACGCCTAGGACCTTGCCGGTGCTGGCGTCGGCGACCAGTTTCAGCGCGCCGCGAGTGTCGCGGTTCACCAGTGCTCTCGGCACGTCCTCCAAAGCCAAAGTTCGGCAGGCACACGGGTGGCCTTGCTCAAGCGCTTCTTTCTCAGTGAGCCCTGCCGAGGCCAACTGTGGGCGGGTGAACATCACCGCCGGCAGGCCGGTGTAGTCCACCGTCTCACGCTTTGTCCCACCGTCGGCGAGTGCGTTGACGGCGGCGACCCGTCCAGAGGCGGCGGCGACGTACACGTACTGCGGAGTGCCCGCAACGTCGCCCGCTGCATACACCCGCGGGTTGGACGTGGCCTGGTGTTCGTCGATCACGACGAAGCCCCGGGCGTCGGTGTCGACGCCAGCTGCCGCGAGATTCAACGTGATGGTGTCGGAGTGCCTGCCGGTCGCCACCAACAGTCGCTCCGCAGTCACCTGGTTCCCAGACGCGGTGATCACTCTGACGCCGCCTTCCTCGGCGGTCTCGACGCCGGTCGCGTGTTCGGCGATCACGGCGATACCGTCATCGGCGAACACACCGGCCATGACCTCGCGCAACTCCGGCTCTGCGCGCGGCGCCAGGCGCCCGATCACAGTCACGCGAGCGCCGAGGTGCGCGAACAGCTGGGCCTGCTCCATCCCGACATAGCCGCCACCGATGATCACCAGCGACTCGGGCACCTCGGTCAGTTCCATCGCAGTCGTCGACGTCAAGTACTCCACGTCCTCGATCCCGTCGATGCCGCGCACCGTGGGCTGCGAACCGGTCGCGATCACGTAGGACCGTGCCCGCAGCGGCTTCCCGTCGACCTCCACCGTGTCCTTGTCGGCGAATCGAGCCTCACCTGAGATCAGCGGGAACCCCCACGCTTCAGCGACCTCGGTGTACTTGTGCTGCTTGAGTCGGTCGATCAACTCAGCTTTCTGCGCCACCAGGGCGTCCAGGTCCACGCCGTCCGCGGAGGTGGGAACGCCGTCGAACGGGTTGGTTAGCGCACTGTGCCGGGTCCCGGCAGCGGCCAGCAGGGTCTTGGACGGAATACAGCCGACGTTGACACAGGTCCCGCCCAGAGCGCCGCGCTCGATCAGTACGACCTCGGCGCCCGCCTTGCGGGCCGCGATACCTGCTGCCATCGCGGCCCCTCCCGACCCGATGACGGCCAGGTCAACGTCGTACTCCGCGCTCATCTCGATCTCCTCCGGTTTGGTATTCGCCCATCCATCACCCACCATGGACCTTCCAGTGCAGTAGAAGGTCAAGTACCGAGAGCGGAGACCGCCATGCGAATCGGTGAACTCGCCGAGGCCACTGGCACGACCACCAAGACCCTGCGGTTCTACGAGGACAGCGGACTGCTGCCGCCCCCCGAACGGACCGTCAACGGATACCGCGACTACGACCAAGAGGCCATCGCCAGGCTGGATTTCATCCGGCGAGGGCGCGCCGCCGGACTCACACTCGCTCAGATCCGCGAGGTACTCGATATTCGAGATACCGGGACCGCCCCGTGCCACCACGTCAAGGAGCTCCTCGACATCCGCCTCACTGCCCTCGACCAGCAGATCACCGACCTACAAGCGCTCCGCACCAACGTCGCCCACCTCCGAGACGGCGCCGCACAAGCCAACCCCTCCGAATGCCAGTCCAAGGACGTATGCCGCTACCTGTGAGCCCTTCGTGGCCATAAGCCCGCGGCGGTAGCGCATGACGACCGGTGCGGGCTGCTCGAGGCGACTCTGTGCTCAGGTTCACGACCTGGGTTGATATCTCCGATATCCAGTCGAACACGTGATACCGAACTAGTTCGGCTCCCCGACCCTCTCCTGTGTGCCGGCATGCAAGGCCGGGTGGATCGCTGGCGCTCGCTGCTCGAGGGCGCCGAGCCCGAAGTGGTCGACGGCGGCCTGCAGTAGCTGCTCCCGATCGCGGTCGTCGCGTCGGCGGCACGTGTCGCCGCCGATGAGCAAGCGTGCTGTCCGTTCTTCGCGTTCGATCTCGCGCTGCGCGGCGAGATGTTTGTGCTCGCGATGCGCACGCCTCCAGAAGGTGCGTCGATGCTCGCGGAGATCACCGGACAGCTCCCCCACACCGGATGACGCCGCGTCTGGTGCAGGCCTGGGACCAACACCAGGTTCCGATCTACCTCGCCGCGATCGCCGTCGGCGCAGCGGTCGGACTCATCTCCCGCTCCGTGTCGTACGAGATCCCCATGATTCCGGGCAAGTCGCGAGGTCGTTGGGTGCCCGCGATTCTCACGTTAGTGTCGCAATCTTCAATGCACGGCTGGTCGGGCCTCCCCGCTTGAACTGCCACCCAGGAGATCATCGATCTCCTGGAGGTAGGTCAACTCATGACGCTGACCGAGGTAAGTTTCCGGGCAGTGAGGTAGTGCTCCGCGTCGAGTGCGGCGGCGCAGCCAGTGCCTGCTGCGGTGATGGCCTGCCGGTATCGCTTGTCGACGAGGTCCCCGCAAGCGAAAACCCCGGACAGGTTCGTGTGCGTGGTGGGGTGGTCGACGAGCACATAGCCGGCGGCATCCAATGCGACCTGATCGGCGACGAGAGCGCTGCGAGGGTCGTGCCCGATCGCGATGAACAAGCCCTCTGTGCCGAAGTCGCTCTCCGCACCAGTGACCGTGTCACGCAGCGCTAGCCGCTCGACACCGTTGTCGCCTTCAATACAGACGACCTCGCTGTTCCAGCGGGGCGAGATTTTCGGGTCGGAGAGGGCTCGGTCCTGCATGATCTTTGAGGCGCGGAGCGAGTCGCGGCGGTGGATGAGGGTGACGCTCCGCGCGAATCGCGTGAGGAAGGTCGCCTCCTCGACCGCGGAGTCGCCGCCGCCGACGACGGCGATGTCCTTGTCGCGGAAGAAGAAGCCGTCGCACGTGGCGCACCACGAGACGCCGTGGCCCGTGAGCCGCTGCTCGCCCGGCACGTCGAGCTTGCGGTAGGCGGAGCCCATCGCAAGCACTACTGAGTGTGCCCGGAACTCCTCGGTCGCAGTCGACACCGTCTTCACCTCGCCGGCGAGCGAGAGTGCGGTCGCGTCGTCGTACAGGATGCGGGCGCCGAAGCGCTCGGCCTGCATGCGCATCTGCTCCATGAGGTCGGGGCCCATGATGCCGTGCTCGAAGCCGGGGAAGTTCTCGACCTCGGTCGTGTTGACGAGCGCGCCGCCCGGTTCGACGGAGCTGGCGAGCACGATGGGGTCGAGGCCTGCGCGTGCGAGGTAGACGGCGGCGGTGTAGCCGGCCGGGCCTGAGCCGACGACGATGACGTTCTCGATGCTCATGCGGTCGCCACTTCCAACTGCTCGAGCAGCGTGTCGACGTGCTGCGTGATCTCGTCGCGGATGCGACGGATCTGCTCGAGGTTGGCGCGCTCGGGGTCGTCGAGCTGCCAGTCCTCGTAGCGCTTGCCGGGGTAGATCGGGCATGCATCGCCGCAGCCCATCGTGACGACAACGTCGGCTGCGCGGACGACGTCGTCGGTGAGCGGCTTCGGGAAGGCAGCGTCGAGGTCGAGCCCGATCTCCCGCATCGCGGTGGCCACGTCCGGGTTGAGTTCATCTGCTGGCATCGACCCCGCGGAGCGGACCGTCAGTCGTCCACCCGAGCGCGCGCCGGCGATGGCTGCCGCCATCTGCGAGCGGCCAGCGTTCTGCACGCAGACGAACAGCACGCTGGGTTGGTCGCGGCCGACTGCGCCCTTCGCTTCTGCGAGCGCTCGGAGGCGGTCCTTCGAGAACCGGCCGACGCGCGTTGCGAGGTGCGCCTTCACCGTGGAGGTGCGAAGCAGCGCCGTGTAGGACTCGAGCACATATCGCTCGATCGTCTCGGCGGCGAAGATGCCCACGTACAGCTCGCTGAGCTCATCAGTGAGTCTGTGCAGGAAGCGCTCCGGGTACTGGATGCCTGGCAGCGGCGCTCCAGCACTCATGCCGGATCCTTCTCGGGGACCAGCTCGCCCAGCAGCTGCTCGATGCGCCCGCGGATGTCGTCGCGGACGCGCCGGACCGTCTCGATGTCCTTGCCCGCCGGGTCCTCGAGCTCCCAGTCCTCGTAGCGCTTACCCGGGAAGATCGGGCATACGTCACCGCAACCCATCGTGATGACCGCGTCGGACTCCCGCACAGCATCGGTCGTCAGCACCTTTGGCGTGTTGCCTGCGATGTCGATTCCGAGCTCTGCCATCGCCTCGATCGCGATGGGATTGATCTGGTCCTTGGGGGCGCTGCCGGCGGAGAGCACTTCGACGGCCCCGCCGGACAGCGCGGACATGAACCCCGCTGCCATCTGCGAGCGGCCAGCGTTGTGGACGCAGACGAACAGGACGGTGGGCTTCTCGGTCATCTCGCTTCTCGTTCCTTCTCAGTGGCGCGCGGCACGCGCCTGCCGTTCGTTCGACGGCGATCTATAGATACCGCAGTTCGGTGAACGGCAGGTAGCAGATCAAGCGACCCAACCCCGCGGGTTACCGAGCGAGACGGGTCGCGCTTCGCACGAGCAGTCGTCCGGAAGGGAGACCTCTAGTTGCAGCTTCACAGTGATGGGCTCGGTCGCGCTCTCCGTGGGGAGCGTGACCTCGTGCTCGATGATCTGGATTGTCATTGGCTACCTCTCGTGCATCATCGATGGAGTTCGATGCAGTCAGTACATCGCATACATCGATGCTTGTCAATGAACGGGGATAAGTAGACGCGTTGATCTATGGATGGCTTGCGTTCACCGGCCGTTCACATAGATCATCTTCTATGGGTTTGTCGCTGTCCGGCGGCATCGTTACGCGCGGAGCCCCCGCCTACGAGAGGACAATCAGTGCCCAAGCCCTTCACCAAGCCCGCAGTGGCCGCCGCGGCGCTCGCAACCATGCTGCTGCTCTCCGCTTGCGGTGGACAGCAGGACACCGCAGCGCCGGATGGTGGCGACGCGAGCTCGTCCGGCCTCTCCGGCGCCGTCGTCGCCGACGGCTCATCGACCGTCGCGCCGCTCAGCGAGGCAGCCGCCGACCTCTTCCGCGACGCCGAACCGGAGATCAACGTCACCGTCGCGACGAGCGGCACCGGCGGTGGCTTCCAAGCGTTCTGCGCTGGAGAGACCGACATCTCCAACGCCTCGCGCGAGATCAAGGACGAGGAGGCCGAGGCCTGCGCCGCCGCCGGCATCGAGTTCACCGAGCTCGTGGTCGCGAACGACGGTCTCTCGGTCGTCGTGAACCCGGAGAACGACTGGGCCGACGATCTCACGCTCGAGCAGCTGCAGACGATCTGGGCCCCGGAGTCGGAGGGTGTGGTGATGAACTGGAACCAGGTCGACCCGTCGTTCCCCGATCAGCCGCTGACGCTCTTCGGCGCGGGCACCGACTCGGGCACGTTCGACTACTTCACCGAGGCCGTGAACGGCGAGGAAGGCGCGATTCGCGCGGACTACAGCCCATCGGAGGACGACAACATCACGGTGCAGGGCGTCTCCGGCGATGTCGGCGCGCTCGGCTTCTTCGGGCTGAGCTACGTCGAGGAGAATGCCGACGCCATCCGCGCGGTCTCCGTCGACGGCGTCATGCCGAGCACCGAGACGGTGCAGGACGGCTCGTACACGCCGCTCGGCCGTGAGCTGTTCATCTACGTCAATAACGCTTCCTACACGGACGAGGCGCAGGTCGCCGCGTTCGTCGATTTCTCGATCGAGAACCACGCGGAGATCGCCGAAGCAGCACTCTTCGTGCCGCTGACCGAGGAGCAGGTGCAGGTCGCGCAAGACGAGCTGGCATCGCTCGGCTGAGGACGCGTTCATCCATGACGAGCACCATCGCACGGAAGGGTGGCCCGGGTCTGGACCCGGGCCACCCGCCCGCGCCGTCGCTCCGCGGCCGCCGCCGTCCCGGCGAGGCGCTCGCCAAGCTCGCACTGCGCATCGCAGCCGCCGTCACCGTCGTCACGACGCTCGGCATCGTGGTGGCGCTGCTCGTGCCCTCGCTTGGCTTCTTCGCAGAGGTTCCGCTGGGCGACTTCCTGTTCGGCGATCGCTGGGCACCCCGATTCGCCGACGCATCCTTCGGCGTACTGCCGCTCGTGACGGCGACACTCTGGACCACGGTCATCGCACTCGCTGTCGCGGTGCCGCTGGGGCTCGGCGCTGCGATCCTGCTCTCCGAGTACGCGGGCCCGAGGCTGCGCAAAGTGCTGAAGCCGCTGCTCGAGATTCTCGCAGGCGTGCCCACCGTCGTCTACGGCTTCTTTGCCCTGCAATTCGTGCAGTCGACCGTCCTGCGGGAGTGGCTGCAGCTGCCGACCGGAGCATTCAGCGTGCTTGCCGCGGGCCTCGTGATGGGCGTCATGATCATCCCCACGATCGCCTCGATCTCGGAGGACGCAATGTCGGCTGTTCCGCAGGCGCTGCGCCAGGGCTCCGCGGCGCTCGGAGCGAACCGCATGCAGACGACGCTCCGCGTGGTGTTTCCCGCGGCGTTCTCGGGCATCGTTGCTGCAGTCGTCCTCGGCATCTCTCGCGCTGTGGGCGAGACGATGATCGTTGCCATCGCCGCGGGCAATCAGGCGGTCATCGTGACCGACCCGCTGCAGCAGGGGCAGACGATGACCGGCTTCATCGCGAACGCGGCGCTGGGCGATTCGCGCGTCGGCTCGCTTGAGTACGACACCCTCTTCGCGGTCGGCCTGCTGCTGTTCTGCATCACGCTGGCGATCAACGCGATCAGCATCGCGCTCGTCCGACGATTCCGAGAGGCGTACTGATGACGACGCTGCAGTCCGCGATCCGGGGCATCCGCCCCCTCACCGGCCGAGGCGGCGAGCGCCGAGCAGGCCCCGTGGTCTTCCTCATCCTGCTGTGGCTCTCGCTCGTCATAGCTTTCGGCGTGCTTGCGACTCTCATCGTCACGATCGTGCTCGATGGCATGCCGCAGTTCACCAGCCGGCTCTTCACCGAGTACCCGGACTCCTCACCAGACGAGGCCGGCGCCCGCCCGGCGATCCTCGGATCGATCTGGGTGATCGTGACGACAGCGGTGATGACCGTGCCCCTCGGCATCGCGGCGGCCGTGCATCTCGAGGAGTTCGCCGATCGGCGCCGCTGGTTCAACCGCCTCGTCGAGCTCAACGTGCAGAATCTGGCCGCCGTGCCGTCGATCGTCTACGGTCTCCTTGCCCTCGCGTTCCTGTCCCTGCTCGGCGTCGAGAACAAGAACATCGTCATCGGCGGTGCGCTCGCCCTGTCGTTGCTTATCCTCCCTGTCGTCATCATTGCCACGCGCGAGGCGCTTCGCGCCGTGCCGGCGGAGATCCGGGATGGATCCCTCGCGCTCGGCGCGACACCGCTGCAGACGACCTGGCGCCAGACGCTGCCGGCAGCTGTCCCTGGCATCGCAACGGGCACGATCCTGGCACTCTCACGCGCGCTGGGCGAGGCAGCGCCGCTCCTGGTGCTCGGTGCCCTCGTATTCGTGAGCTTCGACCCCAACGGCCTGCTCTCGGGCTACACGACCCTGCCGATCCAGATCTTCGGCTGGACCGGCCGGCCACAGGAGGGCTTCCACGAGCTCGCTGCCGCGACGAGCGTGCTCCTGCTCGGCGTGCTACTGGCGATGAACGCCGTCGCGATCCTCATCCGCAACCGATTCCAGAAGCGTTGGTAATTCCCATGACGAACCGCTCCGAGACCCCTACCATGCACATCCGCGCACGCAACCGCGTCGAGCTCGACGACCGCCCGACCCAGGCTGTGCTGAGCTGCGAGGACGTCGACGTCAGCTACGGCGACTTCCGCGCCGTCCGCGGCATCAACCTCGACTTCGGCCTCAACGAGATCACCGCACTCATCGGGCCATCCGGTTGCGGCAAATCGACGCTGCTGCGCTCGCTCAACCGCATGAACGACCTCATCGAAGGAGCGCGCGTCGAGGGCAAGGTGCTGTTCCACCAGCAAGACCTCTACGCGCGCGACGTCGATCCGATCGAGGTGCGCCGACGGATCGGCATGGTGTTCCAGAAGCCCAACCCCTTCCCGAAGTCGATCTACGACAACATCGCCTACGGCCCCCGCGTGACCGGCATGCGCGTGAGCTCGATGGACGACCTGGTCGAAGAGGCACTGACGCGCGCAGCGCTGTGGGATGAGGTGAAGGACAAGCTTCGCGACTCCGCACTCGGTCTCTCGGGCGGTCAGCAGCAGCGGCTCTGCATCGCCCGCACGATCGCGGTGAAGCCCGATGTCATCCTCATGGATGAGCCGTGCTCGGCGCTCGACCCGATCGCGACGTCACGCATCGAAGACCTCATGCAGTCGCTACGCGACGACTACACGATCGTGATCGTCACGCACAACATGCAGCAGGCAGCCCGCGTCGCGGACCGCACCGCCTTCCTCACCGCATCCGTCGACGAGAAAGGCCAGCGATTCGGCGCACTGGTCGAGTTCGCGCGGACGTCGCAGATCTTCGAGCGGCCCGCCGACGAGCGCACCGCCGACTACATCTCGGGCAAGTTCGGATGACGCTCGCCGCGACCGGCCACGCGACAGTCGTCGCCCTCGCCGCGGATCTGGTGCGAGGGCGCCCGTCCGAGCACCGCTTCCATCACTTCCACGTCGTGACGAGGACGAGCCCGGTGGCGGCACTCGCCGAGGCCGCGCGCAACGCCGACTCGGTACTGCTCGTGCCCTCCGAACTGGCAGGCGGATGCCTCGACGAGGTTCTGGAGCTGGCCACCGGCGCGATGTCAGTGCCGGTACTGCTGGCGC
The window above is part of the Agrococcus sp. ARC_14 genome. Proteins encoded here:
- the pstA gene encoding phosphate ABC transporter permease PstA, which produces MTTLQSAIRGIRPLTGRGGERRAGPVVFLILLWLSLVIAFGVLATLIVTIVLDGMPQFTSRLFTEYPDSSPDEAGARPAILGSIWVIVTTAVMTVPLGIAAAVHLEEFADRRRWFNRLVELNVQNLAAVPSIVYGLLALAFLSLLGVENKNIVIGGALALSLLILPVVIIATREALRAVPAEIRDGSLALGATPLQTTWRQTLPAAVPGIATGTILALSRALGEAAPLLVLGALVFVSFDPNGLLSGYTTLPIQIFGWTGRPQEGFHELAAATSVLLLGVLLAMNAVAILIRNRFQKRW
- a CDS encoding arsenate reductase ArsC, translating into MTEKPTVLFVCVHNAGRSQMAAGFMSALSGGAVEVLSAGSAPKDQINPIAIEAMAELGIDIAGNTPKVLTTDAVRESDAVITMGCGDVCPIFPGKRYEDWELEDPAGKDIETVRRVRDDIRGRIEQLLGELVPEKDPA
- a CDS encoding PstS family phosphate ABC transporter substrate-binding protein is translated as MPKPFTKPAVAAAALATMLLLSACGGQQDTAAPDGGDASSSGLSGAVVADGSSTVAPLSEAAADLFRDAEPEINVTVATSGTGGGFQAFCAGETDISNASREIKDEEAEACAAAGIEFTELVVANDGLSVVVNPENDWADDLTLEQLQTIWAPESEGVVMNWNQVDPSFPDQPLTLFGAGTDSGTFDYFTEAVNGEEGAIRADYSPSEDDNITVQGVSGDVGALGFFGLSYVEENADAIRAVSVDGVMPSTETVQDGSYTPLGRELFIYVNNASYTDEAQVAAFVDFSIENHAEIAEAALFVPLTEEQVQVAQDELASLG
- the merA gene encoding mercury(II) reductase — translated: MSAEYDVDLAVIGSGGAAMAAGIAARKAGAEVVLIERGALGGTCVNVGCIPSKTLLAAAGTRHSALTNPFDGVPTSADGVDLDALVAQKAELIDRLKQHKYTEVAEAWGFPLISGEARFADKDTVEVDGKPLRARSYVIATGSQPTVRGIDGIEDVEYLTSTTAMELTEVPESLVIIGGGYVGMEQAQLFAHLGARVTVIGRLAPRAEPELREVMAGVFADDGIAVIAEHATGVETAEEGGVRVITASGNQVTAERLLVATGRHSDTITLNLAAAGVDTDARGFVVIDEHQATSNPRVYAAGDVAGTPQYVYVAAASGRVAAVNALADGGTKRETVDYTGLPAVMFTRPQLASAGLTEKEALEQGHPCACRTLALEDVPRALVNRDTRGALKLVADASTGKVLGVHAVADGAGEIMLAATYAIKAEMTVDDLADTWAPYLTMAESLRIAAGLFRNELPTSCCA
- the pstC gene encoding phosphate ABC transporter permease subunit PstC, translated to MTSTIARKGGPGLDPGHPPAPSLRGRRRPGEALAKLALRIAAAVTVVTTLGIVVALLVPSLGFFAEVPLGDFLFGDRWAPRFADASFGVLPLVTATLWTTVIALAVAVPLGLGAAILLSEYAGPRLRKVLKPLLEILAGVPTVVYGFFALQFVQSTVLREWLQLPTGAFSVLAAGLVMGVMIIPTIASISEDAMSAVPQALRQGSAALGANRMQTTLRVVFPAAFSGIVAAVVLGISRAVGETMIVAIAAGNQAVIVTDPLQQGQTMTGFIANAALGDSRVGSLEYDTLFAVGLLLFCITLAINAISIALVRRFREAY
- a CDS encoding arsenate reductase ArsC — encoded protein: MSAGAPLPGIQYPERFLHRLTDELSELYVGIFAAETIERYVLESYTALLRTSTVKAHLATRVGRFSKDRLRALAEAKGAVGRDQPSVLFVCVQNAGRSQMAAAIAGARSGGRLTVRSAGSMPADELNPDVATAMREIGLDLDAAFPKPLTDDVVRAADVVVTMGCGDACPIYPGKRYEDWQLDDPERANLEQIRRIRDEITQHVDTLLEQLEVATA
- the trxB gene encoding thioredoxin-disulfide reductase, whose product is MSIENVIVVGSGPAGYTAAVYLARAGLDPIVLASSVEPGGALVNTTEVENFPGFEHGIMGPDLMEQMRMQAERFGARILYDDATALSLAGEVKTVSTATEEFRAHSVVLAMGSAYRKLDVPGEQRLTGHGVSWCATCDGFFFRDKDIAVVGGGDSAVEEATFLTRFARSVTLIHRRDSLRASKIMQDRALSDPKISPRWNSEVVCIEGDNGVERLALRDTVTGAESDFGTEGLFIAIGHDPRSALVADQVALDAAGYVLVDHPTTHTNLSGVFACGDLVDKRYRQAITAAGTGCAAALDAEHYLTARKLTSVSVMS
- the pstB gene encoding phosphate ABC transporter ATP-binding protein PstB; translated protein: MHIRARNRVELDDRPTQAVLSCEDVDVSYGDFRAVRGINLDFGLNEITALIGPSGCGKSTLLRSLNRMNDLIEGARVEGKVLFHQQDLYARDVDPIEVRRRIGMVFQKPNPFPKSIYDNIAYGPRVTGMRVSSMDDLVEEALTRAALWDEVKDKLRDSALGLSGGQQQRLCIARTIAVKPDVILMDEPCSALDPIATSRIEDLMQSLRDDYTIVIVTHNMQQAARVADRTAFLTASVDEKGQRFGALVEFARTSQIFERPADERTADYISGKFG
- a CDS encoding NtaA/DmoA family FMN-dependent monooxygenase (This protein belongs to a clade of FMN-dependent monooxygenases, within a broader family of flavin-dependent oxidoreductases, the luciferase-like monooxygenase (LMM) family, some of whose members use coenzyme F420 rather than FMN.), coding for MSERRMHFVGMVNPPTSQYAENWRHPLGRGDWLRSGFYADLGRTLERGLFDMVFFADALAVPEDREGGFGITLETGGKGSIYLDPVATISLVAGVTSRIGLGATVSTSFVPAYAIARQLLTVDHLSGGRAAWNIVTSTTDAEARNMGRSAIADPASRYDHADRVVETVRELWHSWEPDALVLDHDGRRFADPAGVHRIAERPGEPLSRGPLTLPQSPQGHPVLMQAGSSPRGLAFAARWAEVVFAIGDTEEGMRELRRELRDRARIDHGRDPDEILVLQGVQPVVGWTDVDAEAKLAGLRAQIDLPDALTKLARLLHADASQLRSDAPALELLAAHRGATGSVGFEEMLASVSARRRFSVADLAIEQSLNQLHPQVVGSPTTVADDLEHLFRSEAADGFIVMPALYHSSFEDFVSGVIPELQRRGLFRSRYAGWTLREHLRD
- a CDS encoding heavy metal-responsive transcriptional regulator codes for the protein MRIGELAEATGTTTKTLRFYEDSGLLPPPERTVNGYRDYDQEAIARLDFIRRGRAAGLTLAQIREVLDIRDTGTAPCHHVKELLDIRLTALDQQITDLQALRTNVAHLRDGAAQANPSECQSKDVCRYL